A genomic stretch from Maniola hyperantus chromosome 22, iAphHyp1.2, whole genome shotgun sequence includes:
- the LOC117992776 gene encoding DNA ligase 1-like, giving the protein MTPLFWALVFIVSTCESLSIGAAKQNVTKRDTNTKNFYPDWVPFKSNKGELIEELVNVAKSKPKKRLAHPKNFLLKAVAEPQGNDYYDKGQGDSDNEDYYEKKEWTDEHREAKTVDPNKPINHANISDIEGIVNIITKPRDDPVLRALKARNKKAKEEVKLKKAVKPKGELKIKAKRQNEEEYSDENTSKEEKDDESKESKEDNQSKKESKKNEDEADYEEESAEKKKTDKEIAKKEEEQKESEAKKKKLLESVDALKERHAVEQRTISEKLKEEEIFKEELERDHDRIKPRDNNDKYAHDGTRWKKLTHEYEEYEDPIIKDKYKINPLRTGSASTAETTIKPPKTPEKRKQKKTSKTVAGGKLSVFRNPQLYIIHDDEDTSSTSTTTKPSATRSRKPQKFSSRFSESSTPEEDNVRISLVPEGGDSKEGEPTLFFPKIKKNKRKFKDKLTTPVPDSTADSSDDKGKSSEVTGPDATAVNITSAPDTTSAADITGAADITAPSASDADSSASNTALTASQTAPTAVAAPLAVDSVQSGTHKEEHKKNEDFDRETGAGKDHKSEHDEIHDEHGKKAYEGVHKDIKSNKGHHDKENHLDKYHDHGGVDESHHDEDDHYGSHHHEEHGKKHAKYEESGKHSKGHSTKGSHDIHKKEEYEKKVEFFEEDGDSDDEEFDGGHSSKKEHSSGGHFKKGQHHSSHGGHSKGEKGDFAKGGHGHHDKGHKSAEGHDSHGEHGDNHHEHAGKKGGRKWTYHKGTPAKTAHLVPIDRRAYGYVHGPVYYG; this is encoded by the exons ATGACGCCACTTTTCTGGGCTCTCGTTTTTATCGTGTCCACATGTGAGTCGTTGAGCATAGGAGCTGCTAAACAAAATGTGACAAAACGTGACACTAACACTAAAAACTTTTATCCGGATTGGGTGCCATTCAAAAGCAACAAAGGTGAGCTAATAGAAGAGTTGGTAAACGTTGCCAAATCTAAACCAAAGAAGAGGCTTGCGCATCCGAAGAACTTCTTACTTAAAGCTGTTGCTGAACCGCAAGGCAATGATTACTACGACAAAGGTCAAGGTGATAGTGACAACGAGGATTATTATGAGAAGAAAGAATGGACAGATGAGCACAGAGAAGCTAAAACAGTAGATCCTAATAAACCGATAAATCACGCAAACATTTCGGATATAGAAGGCATcgttaatattattactaagccCAGGGATGACCCGGTATTGAGAGCTCTGAAAGCTCGAAACAAAAAAGCTAAAGAAGAAGTGAAACTTAAAAAAGCAGTTAAACCTAAAGGAGAACTAAAGATTAAAGCTAAACGACAAAACGAAGAAGAATACTCAGACGAAAATACGTCTAAAGAAGAAAAGGATGATGAATCAAAAGAAAGTAAAGAGGACAATCAAAGCAAGAAAGAATCTAAGAAAAACGAGGATGAAGCTGATTATGAAGAAGAAAGCGCTGAGAAGAAGAAAACAGataaggaaatagcaaaaaaagaagaagaacaaaaagaAAGTGAAGCCAAGAAGAAAAAACTTCTAGAGAGTGTGGACGCGTTGAAAGAACGACATGCTGTCGAGCAACGAACCATatctgaaaaattaaaagaagaagaaatcttCAAAGAGGAGCTCGAAAGAGATCATGATAGAATCAAACCACGAGACAACAACGACAAATATGCACATGATGGTACTAGATGGAAGAAGTTAACACATGAATATGAAGAATACGAAGACCCCATTATAAAGgacaaatataaaattaatcctTTGAGAACTGGCAGTGCAAGTACTGCTGAAACTACGATAAAACCACCTAAAACCCCAGAAAAAcgtaaacaaaagaaaactagtAAAACTGTAGCAGGCGGTAAACTTTCAGTGTTTAGGAATCCTCAGTTGTACATTATACACGATGACGAAGACACATCTAGCACATCTACAACAACGAAACCCTCAGCTACTAGAAGTCGTAAGCCTCAAAAATTTTCTTCGCGATTTTCTGAATCGTCTACGCCAGAGGAAGATAATGTAAGAATATCTTTGGTGCCCGAAGGTGGTGATTCTAAGGAAGGAGAACCGACGCTGTTTTTCCCTAAAATAAAGAAGAACAAGCGTAAATTTAAAGACAAATTGACGACTCCTGTCCCAGACTCCACGGCTGATTCTAGTGACGATAAGGGAAAGTCATCTGAAGTGACTGGACCGGACGCGACTGCTGTTAATATAACTTCTGCTCCAGACACAACTAGTGCAGCAGATATTACTGGTGCAGCAGATATTACTGCTCCGTCAGCATCGGACGCTGATTCATCAGCATCAAACACTGCCCTGACAGCATCCCAGACAGCACCTACCGCCGTTGCTGCGCCTCTAGCAGTGGACTCAGTACAATCTGGAACTCATAAGGAAGAACATAAGAAGAATGAAGATTTTGATCGAGAGACAG GGGCTGGCAAGGATCACAAATCCGAGCACGACGAAATTCACGACGAGCACGGCAAAAAGGCGTATGAG GGCGTGCACAAAGACATAAAGTCCAACAAGGGTCACCACGACAAAGAGAACCATCTCGACAAGTACCACGACCACGGCGGCGTCGACGAGAGTCACCACGACGAAGACGACCACTACGGCTCGCACCACCATGAGGAGCATGGCAAGAAACACGCCAAG TACGAAGAATCAGGAAAACATTCAAAAGGTCACAGCACAAAAGGCAGTCATGACATCCACAAGAAAGAAGAATACGAGAAGAAAGTGGAGTTCTTTGAGGAAGACGGAGACTCCGATGATGAAGAATTCGACGGAGGCCATAGCAGCAAGAAGGAGCACTCCTCG GGAGGTCACTTCAAGAAAGGTCAGCACCACTCGAGCCACGGAGGTCACTCGAAGGGAGAGAAGGGAGATTTCGCGAAGGGTGGACACGGACACCACGATAag GGTCACAAGTCAGCTGAAGGGCACGATTCCCACGGCGAGCACGGGGACAACCACCACGAGCACGCGGGCAAGAAGGGCGGCAGGAAGTGGACGTACCACAAAGGCACGCCGGCCAAGACGGCACACCTCGTGCCCATTGACCGACGGGCGTACGGATACGTGCACGGCCCAGTGTATTATGGGTAG